A window from Drosophila willistoni isolate 14030-0811.24 chromosome XR unlocalized genomic scaffold, UCI_dwil_1.1 Seg143, whole genome shotgun sequence encodes these proteins:
- the LOC111519002 gene encoding uncharacterized protein LOC111519002 has product MTDSLNIINLPIEVLDLIYSFLNNVTDELNLSKAHDVLTNAFVYHNRKRFTTFNLNHFTLGQIEYILEFFGSNIRSIQCSMTMDTDAISRAISTLCPNLEFLELRLRNALSLERAVQALSCLQNIKGIEVSGLENIFFGISITNSSSQMRNLQKVSLKIRIPQDTLVHFFGNNQLQELRILYYEYNWVYHVDYIKLLSQLRRLHYNCKGNMFTAQAFLYSISLYTAQWEELVLLNVSDRRNLVLPYMPKLRHLSLSYDPYCLIGPNFFNRSVTRCAPYLEELSLEIWQPAHYDLLASMRMLKQLKCIVRNDSNCPEVIKNFAHLERLCFRGSLKPGFGLMPVITNCKKLRYLDIQGCEGVYNDFVFEMLPVLNANGVTSSDPLILLADYTGIDRNINKLLSCKLYGNAVKVQFGLQPFFKSHIFAN; this is encoded by the exons ATGACGGATTccttaaatataattaatttgcCGATTGAAGTGCTCGATTTGATATATTCATTTCTAAATAATGTCACGGACGAATTGAATTTATCGAAAGCTCATGATGTTCTGACCAATGCATTTGTGTACCACAACCGGAAGCGATTCACCACGTTCAATTTGAACCACTTTACACTTGGGCAAATAGAATATATTTTAGAGTTTTTTGGTTCCAATATTCGATCCATTCAATGCTCGATGACCATGGATACGGATGCAATCTCCAGGGCTATATCAACATTGTGCCCGAATTTAGAATTTCTCGAGTTGCGACTGAGAAACGCACTCAGTCTGGAAAGGGCAGTTCAGGCACTCTCTTGTCTGCAAAACATCAAAGGTATTGAAGTGTCGGGATTagagaatattttttttggcatatcAATTACCAATTCATCGAGTCAAATGCGTAACTTGCAAAAGGTATCGTTGAAAATACGTATTCCACAGGACACAT TGGTACATTTCTTTGGCAATAATCAACTGCAGGAGCTAAGGATTCTATACTATGAATACAATTGGGTTTATCATGTTGATTATATCAAGCTGTTATCCCAATTGCGTCGTCTACATTACAATTGCAAGGGAAATATGTTTACTGCCCAAGCATTTTTGTATTCCATATCATTATACACAGCCCAATGGGAGGAGCTTGTACTTTTGAATGTTTCTGATAGGCGTAATTTGGTATTACCATATATGCCGAAGCTGAGACATCTAAGCCTAAGTTATGATCCGTATTGTCTTATTGGACCTAATTTTTTTAACAGAAGTGTTACCCGATGTGCCCCATATTTGGAGGAATTATCATTGGAGATATGGCAACCGGCCCATTATGACTTATTGGCCAGTATGCGAATGCTTAAACAACTGAAATGTATTGTACGCAATGATTCCAATTGTCCGGAGGTGATTAAAAACTTCGCTCATCTCGAACGTTTGTGTTTCCGTGGCAGTCTGAAACCCGGCTTCGGACTGATGCCTGTCATAACCAATTGCAAAAAACTACGCTACCTTGATATTCAGGGCTGTGAGGGTGTCTACAATGATTTCGTATTTGAAATGTTGCCCGTACTTAATGCAAATGGAGTAACTTCATCGGATCCCCTCATTTTATTGGCCGATTACACGGGCATCGAtcgaaatataaataaattg TTAAGCTGTAAACTCTATGGAAATGCCGTGA
- the LOC6645266 gene encoding uncharacterized protein LOC6645266, which yields MRRTLLLIFLVQLVRYITAEQSYVVSNEKLEPFEGDSETLVLFDTLKTIGRERALNGSFKFLGEMNNDDFKVSVELYSSPNGDGDFKRMVMDVPQTSICECFKKFYVQFVQPSLKQGETTNFPIVDEDTCPIPEGEYYIKNVLFNTEDWPQQVPRGIVKAIITFWSGGKNVGGLIVVVKIEDRQS from the exons atgaggaGAACTCTGTTGCTAATATTCCTTGTTCAGCTAGTGCGGTACATTACG GCCGAACAATCCTATGTGGTCAGCAATGAGAAATTGGAACCATTCGAGGGTGATAGTGAGACATTGGTGCTATTCGatacattaaaaacaattgGACGTGAACGCGCCTTAAATGGATCATTTAAATTCCTTGGCGAAATGAATAATGACGATTTTAAAGTGTCGGTCGAATTGTATTCAAGTCCAAATGGTGATGGCGATTTTAAGCGTATGGTTATGGATGTCCCACAGACATCGATATGTGAGTGCTTTAAAAAATTCTACGTTCAGTTTGTGCAGCCATCATTGAAACAGGGTGAGACTACAAATTTTCCCATTGTCGATGAAGATACTTGCCCCATTCCGGAGGGTGAATATTATATCAAGAATGTACTCTTCAATACCGAGGATTGGCCGCAACAGGTGCCACGTGGCATTGTCAAGGCCATCATCACATTCTGGagtggtggcaaaaatgtTGGTGGTTTGATTGTTGTGGTCAAGATTGAGGATCGACAAAGTTAG